The following nucleotide sequence is from Gordonia jinghuaiqii.
CTCCGCCGCCGCCTTCGCCAGGAGCATCTCCGGGTGCGCGATGCGCCCGTAGAAGTCTCGGTCCTTGTCGACGAAATGATGTTCACCCACCCACACCGCATCGAAACCCAGGGCTTCGGCATGGGCGAAATCGTCCAGAGCACGCTCCACCAGAGCCGCAGTCGAGACCGCCGGTGTCTCCCACATCTGGTACAGCAGGCCGACCGGCAGCACCCGGGACCCCGTCACGACGACTGTCCGGCGACGAACTCGACACCGAAAGAGAAGTTCTGGTGGTCCACCTGGTTGGTGTCGTCGAGCTCGAGGTTGAAGAACGACATCTGCTCTGGAGCGAAAAACGGTCCGGCGTGCCACGTCCCGCGATGGAGCAAGACCGCAGCGTCACCGCCCACTCTGAAGACCTTGACGTCGTCGGCGCCGGGACGGTCCTCGGGATCGTCGACCGCCCCCGGAGGGGCGACCGCGATCATCCACTCCCCGCCGCCCACCGATGCGAGCACCTGCGTCACCGAACGGTGACGCGTGATCGAGTCGAACCGTGCCGGCCGGTCCTGCAGGGCCATCAGGTAGAACCGCGGGGTTCCGCGCGAGAGATCGAGAAGCCGCTCACCCTCCCGGGGGCTGTCACCGTCGGGCACCGCGGTCAGCACGGCCCCGAACGGGGCGAACGCGTCGTCGGTGAGGTTCTGGATCGGGATGCGCCGGGCAGGGACGACACCAGTCATGGTTCCTCCGTGAATTCGTTGTTTGGCGGGGACGCTAGCACATGTCTGACATGTTGAAAGGGCTCGTCACATCCGCGAAACATTTGCGGTGCAGGCTGAGACGATGAGTACCAGCATCGAGGGGTTACCCGATCTCACACCAGACGCCGATTCCGCTCTCATGCAGCAGTTCTGGCGGTACGAGGCCGCGCTCATGGCCAACGATGTCGCCGCCCTCGACGACCTGTTCTGGGATGACGAGCAGACCGTGCGTGCCGATTCCGTCGCAGTTCTGCTGGGTCACAACGCGATCGCCGAGTTCCGGGCCGCGCGCTCCCACGGTGCCCCGGTGCGTACGATCACCGCCGTCCATGTGCGCGAGATCTCCGACGCCGCCGCCGTCGTCCTGGCCGAGAACTGCCGCCCCGACGGTACGCGCGGACTGCAGACTCAGGTCTGGCGGCGGACACCCGCAGGCTGGAAGGTCGCCTACGCACACCTGAGTGCCGGGTCACCGCGCGATCAGACGGTGTGGCGCAAGGTCGGCGCGCCGCTGGTCGGGGCGACCGGCGCGGGAACCCTCAGCGGGCTGACGATTGCGGTGAAGGACCTCTTCGCCGTGGCCGGCGAACGCATCGGCGCCGGAACCCCGGCCCACCTCGAGCTGGCCCCCGTCGAAACCGAGCACGCGAGCGCGGTCGCCGCACTGCTCCGCCACGGGGCCACCGTGACCGGGATCGCGCACACCGACGAACTCGCCTACAGCCTCGGCGGCACGAATCCGCATTACGGAACGCCACCGAACCCCGCCGCGCCCGGCCGCATCCCGGGCGGCTCCACCAGCGGTCCCGCAGTGGCCGTATCCGGGGGCGAGGTCGATCTCGGCCTCGGCACCGACACTGCGGGTTCCATCCGTGTTCCCGCGTCCTACCAGGGAATTTGGGGATTCCGCCCCACCCACGGACTCATCGACACCACCGGGCTGCTGTCCCTGGCACCCTCGTTCGACGCCGTGGGCCTGATGGCCCGGGACATCGACACGGTGCGCCTCGGCGCCGACATCCTGGTGACCGACGGTCGCGGTGACGC
It contains:
- a CDS encoding ureidoglycolate lyase, with product MTGVVPARRIPIQNLTDDAFAPFGAVLTAVPDGDSPREGERLLDLSRGTPRFYLMALQDRPARFDSITRHRSVTQVLASVGGGEWMIAVAPPGAVDDPEDRPGADDVKVFRVGGDAAVLLHRGTWHAGPFFAPEQMSFFNLELDDTNQVDHQNFSFGVEFVAGQSS
- a CDS encoding AtzH-like domain-containing protein, giving the protein MSTSIEGLPDLTPDADSALMQQFWRYEAALMANDVAALDDLFWDDEQTVRADSVAVLLGHNAIAEFRAARSHGAPVRTITAVHVREISDAAAVVLAENCRPDGTRGLQTQVWRRTPAGWKVAYAHLSAGSPRDQTVWRKVGAPLVGATGAGTLSGLTIAVKDLFAVAGERIGAGTPAHLELAPVETEHASAVAALLRHGATVTGIAHTDELAYSLGGTNPHYGTPPNPAAPGRIPGGSTSGPAVAVSGGEVDLGLGTDTAGSIRVPASYQGIWGFRPTHGLIDTTGLLSLAPSFDAVGLMARDIDTVRLGADILVTDGRGDADADITEIVVDPTLLAYAEPEVAQSFWSAVRTLDSSLALRYHDVTDGRLPTWFHAFRTVQAHEAWRSHGEFLTDHPDAVATDVAARFRIASAVSATEADDARAEIVRARAHLDGVLGAGTALLLPSAAGPAPLRTEGSAERARTATLHLTCLASLSGRPAISAPCLTADGAPVGLSAVGAVGADHTLLRFAARHLTFHI